In one Winogradskyella sp. MH6 genomic region, the following are encoded:
- a CDS encoding tail fiber domain-containing protein, with protein MKRFLPTLFFLLSLGLYAQVGIGNTNPQAQLDISASSTASPTNQDGILIPRVTNLPADASMTAAQNGMLVFYDNTGEDGKGFYYWDDTASDWIKIVAGNINDDDWTANGANIERQSGNVYIGDIPSTNNDLYISDQIIDWDNVSYVINPDGDNKINEIEFDNGGLTDPSLYFEGDTDFGLMYNPLSNRIFLVENGLQRLGLRKDGGIEPYNGIKIGINAGLNNTSNTNIFIGQSAGSSNTTGTLNYGIGNSSLSSVTTNGINIAIGQNTLTDYIGNSVPGNNVSIGHYSMRYMTDGSLNTAIGIGAMENINFNSNSNVAIGTYALRNLVSGTENTVLGYSAGNASDGFHNLYLGFGSGYNADGDRNIFLGYRSGYNAPIGSDMLYIENSNSNTPLVYGEFDNDILRINGELQVGIPTGTGYAFPTADGTLNQVLATDGAGQISFVNTSALFTDTNTTYDGTDFALSNQSVGAGQYVIGIDASGALISATDQDNQNLTSATLTGTTLNLAIENGTGTSVNLAALQDGTGTDDQNIQNLSFNNSTNILTVGIENGTAQTVNLSALDNTGNDWSINGNSGTNPTTNFIGTTDNQDLAFRTNNVEKVRITAKGQIETTQLESVWIGENAGNSVTSGTRNTFVGRISGASITTGNDNTAIGGLSLSTLSTGIDNTAVGLGALLDLQNGNGNTFVGEQSGENLVTGSYNTVLGHVAGENMNGSSNIFIGYQAGRSTTGSNKLIIDNSNDGTSSFIYGEMDNEILRANAEVQVTRNSTGTISHLDLIETGANDGSRLRFSNSAETTNNWLLYGRADNTNADSRLNIFYSGSGNIMEIYGDNTVELNGQFGVNLNNPTYAVHLPNNATIGIGQGRANAWTTYSDSRIKSNQQQLENGLALINKMIPKTYFHHNGNIEDGILNITDSGEQTLGFIAQELYEVLPEAVQKPEDENQSLWSVNYDKVIPVTVKAIQELNKKIEALETENNILKEKLSKLETLEARILAIENSYSSNTSRNDENNVAEN; from the coding sequence ATGAAAAGATTTCTCCCTACCCTGTTCTTCTTATTAAGCTTAGGCTTATACGCACAAGTTGGTATTGGTAACACCAACCCACAAGCTCAATTAGATATTAGTGCATCTAGTACTGCTTCACCAACAAACCAAGATGGTATACTAATACCTCGTGTTACTAATTTACCAGCGGATGCTTCTATGACAGCTGCACAAAATGGTATGTTGGTGTTTTATGACAATACTGGTGAAGATGGTAAAGGCTTTTACTATTGGGATGATACAGCCAGCGATTGGATTAAAATTGTAGCTGGCAATATTAATGATGATGATTGGACTGCCAATGGAGCCAATATTGAACGTCAAAGTGGAAATGTTTACATTGGTGATATTCCAAGCACAAATAATGATTTATACATAAGTGACCAAATTATTGATTGGGACAATGTTTCTTATGTTATTAATCCAGATGGTGACAATAAAATAAATGAGATTGAATTCGATAATGGTGGTCTTACCGACCCTAGTCTTTATTTTGAAGGTGATACAGACTTTGGATTAATGTATAACCCTCTTAGCAATAGAATTTTTCTTGTAGAAAATGGTTTACAACGCCTAGGTCTAAGAAAGGATGGAGGTATTGAACCTTACAATGGTATTAAAATTGGAATTAATGCCGGCTTAAATAATACTAGTAATACAAATATTTTTATTGGACAGTCAGCAGGATCTTCTAATACTACAGGTACTTTGAATTACGGAATTGGTAATAGTTCTTTAAGCTCTGTTACTACCAATGGTATAAATATAGCTATTGGGCAGAACACATTAACTGATTACATTGGTAATTCTGTGCCTGGAAACAATGTAAGTATTGGTCATTACTCAATGAGGTATATGACTGATGGATCACTAAATACTGCAATAGGTATAGGAGCTATGGAAAACATAAATTTTAATTCCAATAGTAATGTTGCTATTGGAACATACGCACTTAGAAATCTTGTTAGTGGTACAGAGAATACAGTTTTAGGTTATAGCGCAGGTAATGCTTCAGATGGCTTTCATAATTTGTATTTAGGATTTGGTTCTGGATATAATGCTGATGGTGATAGAAATATTTTCTTGGGTTATAGGTCTGGTTACAATGCACCTATTGGAAGTGACATGCTTTACATAGAAAACTCTAATTCTAATACACCTTTGGTTTATGGTGAATTTGATAACGATATTTTAAGAATTAATGGCGAATTACAAGTTGGCATCCCAACTGGTACAGGATATGCTTTTCCTACAGCAGATGGAACTCTTAATCAAGTCTTAGCAACTGATGGTGCTGGGCAAATCAGTTTTGTGAATACATCAGCACTTTTTACAGACACCAATACAACTTATGATGGGACAGATTTTGCTCTCAGTAATCAAAGTGTTGGAGCAGGACAATATGTTATTGGTATTGATGCCTCTGGTGCATTAATCTCTGCTACTGATCAAGATAATCAAAACCTAACTTCTGCAACGCTTACAGGCACCACATTGAATCTAGCCATTGAAAACGGCACAGGTACTTCAGTAAACTTAGCTGCACTACAAGATGGAACTGGTACTGATGACCAAAACATACAAAACCTATCATTTAACAACTCTACAAATATTTTAACTGTTGGGATTGAGAATGGTACTGCTCAAACCGTAAATCTATCAGCATTGGATAATACAGGAAATGATTGGTCTATTAATGGAAATTCAGGAACAAATCCAACAACAAATTTCATAGGTACAACTGACAACCAAGATTTAGCTTTCAGAACTAATAATGTAGAAAAAGTACGCATTACTGCAAAAGGTCAAATTGAAACGACTCAACTAGAATCTGTATGGATTGGAGAAAATGCTGGAAATTCAGTTACATCAGGAACCCGAAACACTTTTGTAGGAAGAATTTCTGGGGCATCAATAACTACAGGAAATGATAACACTGCCATAGGAGGCTTATCGCTTTCTACCTTATCTACAGGTATAGATAATACAGCCGTTGGACTTGGGGCTTTGTTGGATCTACAAAATGGTAACGGAAACACATTTGTTGGGGAACAATCTGGTGAAAATCTAGTTACTGGTAGTTATAATACTGTCTTAGGTCACGTTGCGGGAGAAAACATGAATGGTTCTTCAAATATTTTTATAGGCTATCAAGCTGGAAGAAGTACTACGGGCAGTAATAAATTAATTATTGATAATAGTAACGATGGCACTAGTTCATTTATTTATGGTGAAATGGATAATGAAATTCTACGTGCAAATGCAGAAGTACAAGTCACTAGAAATAGTACTGGCACCATATCTCATCTAGATTTAATAGAGACAGGCGCTAATGACGGTAGTCGCTTAAGATTTTCTAATTCTGCTGAAACGACAAATAACTGGTTACTTTATGGGAGAGCAGACAATACAAATGCGGATAGCCGTTTAAATATTTTTTATTCCGGATCAGGCAATATAATGGAAATTTACGGTGATAATACTGTAGAGCTTAATGGACAATTTGGTGTTAATTTAAACAATCCAACTTATGCCGTACACCTACCTAATAATGCAACTATAGGAATTGGACAAGGACGTGCCAATGCTTGGACAACATATAGCGATTCTCGTATAAAGAGCAACCAGCAACAACTAGAAAACGGTCTTGCTTTAATCAATAAAATGATACCTAAAACATATTTTCATCACAATGGCAATATAGAAGATGGAATTCTTAATATAACAGATAGTGGCGAACAAACTTTGGGCTTTATTGCTCAAGAGCTTTATGAAGTGTTACCTGAAGCTGTACAAAAGCCGGAAGATGAAAACCAGTCCCTATGGTCGGTTAATTATGATAAGGTCATTCCGGTAACTGTAAAAGCTATTCAAGAATTAAACAAAAAAATTGAAGCATTAGAGACAGAAAACAACATTCTCAAAGAAAAGCTTAGCAAACTAGAAACCTTAGAGGCAAGAATATTAGCTATAGAAAACAGCTACTCTAGTAATACATCAAGAAATGATGAAAACAATGTAGCTGAAAATTAA
- a CDS encoding response regulator transcription factor, producing MSTIRVLIVEDDPIIGEDIHDMLTNVDYSVVAIAYSKTEAIDYINDEQPDLVLLDINLDGNYEGFEVAAHINKTRRVPFLYLTSYSGKEIIERAKPTMPMGYIVKPFNEKELYSNIEVALYNFSKFVLPVSLKIEMINSKINTPLTQREFDILEGLYEGKTNRQLAESQFVSVNTVKTHIKNIYEKMNTHTRSETVALIHSLLH from the coding sequence ATGTCTACCATAAGAGTCCTTATTGTTGAAGATGACCCTATTATCGGAGAGGATATTCACGACATGCTCACCAATGTAGATTATAGTGTTGTAGCCATAGCATATTCTAAAACCGAAGCCATAGATTATATTAATGATGAACAACCAGACCTAGTTCTTCTAGATATTAATCTAGATGGTAATTACGAAGGGTTTGAGGTTGCTGCACACATCAACAAAACACGAAGAGTCCCATTTTTATATCTTACATCATACTCTGGTAAAGAAATTATAGAACGCGCCAAACCTACAATGCCAATGGGTTATATTGTAAAACCTTTTAATGAAAAGGAACTGTATTCTAATATTGAAGTAGCGCTTTATAATTTTTCGAAATTTGTATTACCCGTTTCTTTAAAAATTGAAATGATAAATTCTAAAATCAATACTCCACTTACGCAAAGAGAGTTTGATATTCTTGAAGGTTTGTATGAAGGTAAAACTAATCGTCAATTAGCGGAATCGCAATTTGTAAGTGTAAATACTGTAAAAACGCATATTAAGAACATTTACGAAAAAATGAATACGCACACACGCTCAGAAACAGTAGCTCTTATACATTCTTTGTTACACTAA
- a CDS encoding aldehyde dehydrogenase family protein, with the protein MSRNSIDFSKNPYYQLFLKQRSQQFKIGNMPYSQRIKQLKKLKTAIEVTYRDRIIEALHKDLNKPKVEAELTEIYPIISEIKFAKSNLRQWMRKQKVDTPMSMLGSSSYYIYEPKGVCLIISPWNFPFNLTFGPLVSAIAAGNAVIIKPSEMTPNSSALMAEIVANVFSEDEVALLEGEVEASTQLLQLPFNHIFFTGSPSVGKIVMSAAAKHLASVTLELGGKSPTVIDNTANIDKAAKRIVWGKFMNAGQICVSPDYILIDEIIKEKFIKACKKWIEHYFTNTPKTSDSYARIVTQKHFERLQSHIENAKSLNAKVDVGGELEADSKYIAPTIVSDISEGASLLNEEIFGPVLPIVTYKTLGEAITYINSKERPLALYIYSNSKKNTKQIIRNTRAGGTCINNSVIHYANHNLPFGGVNNSGIGKSHGFYGFKAFSNQRAVVKQHTYGINELLFPPYTSFKEKLAKLTIKWF; encoded by the coding sequence ATGAGTAGAAATAGTATAGATTTTAGCAAGAACCCTTATTATCAGTTGTTCTTAAAGCAACGGTCTCAACAGTTTAAAATTGGGAATATGCCCTACAGTCAAAGAATAAAGCAGTTAAAAAAACTTAAGACTGCGATTGAAGTAACATATAGGGACAGAATCATTGAAGCTTTACATAAAGATTTAAACAAGCCTAAAGTAGAAGCAGAGCTCACCGAGATTTATCCGATTATAAGCGAAATTAAATTTGCTAAATCTAATCTGCGCCAATGGATGCGCAAGCAAAAGGTAGATACACCTATGTCTATGCTTGGTTCAAGTTCTTACTATATTTATGAACCTAAAGGGGTTTGCTTAATTATATCTCCATGGAATTTTCCGTTTAATTTAACCTTTGGACCATTGGTATCTGCCATTGCAGCTGGTAATGCTGTAATTATAAAGCCTTCAGAGATGACACCAAATTCTTCAGCTTTGATGGCTGAAATTGTCGCAAATGTTTTCTCTGAAGATGAAGTTGCATTGTTAGAAGGAGAAGTAGAGGCTTCAACACAATTATTACAATTACCTTTTAATCATATCTTTTTTACGGGTTCACCAAGCGTTGGTAAAATTGTAATGTCTGCAGCTGCTAAACATTTAGCTTCGGTAACACTTGAGTTAGGTGGAAAATCACCAACAGTTATAGACAATACAGCTAATATTGATAAAGCAGCAAAGCGTATCGTTTGGGGAAAGTTTATGAATGCAGGTCAAATATGCGTGTCACCAGATTATATATTGATTGATGAAATCATTAAAGAGAAGTTTATTAAAGCTTGCAAAAAATGGATAGAACATTATTTTACAAATACGCCTAAGACATCAGATTCTTATGCAAGGATTGTGACCCAAAAGCATTTTGAACGTTTACAATCTCATATAGAAAATGCTAAAAGTTTAAATGCTAAAGTAGATGTTGGTGGCGAGTTAGAAGCCGATTCAAAATATATAGCTCCAACAATAGTTTCAGATATAAGTGAGGGGGCTTCATTACTAAATGAGGAGATTTTTGGACCAGTTTTGCCAATAGTTACTTATAAAACCTTAGGAGAAGCTATTACTTACATCAACTCCAAAGAGCGACCATTAGCGTTGTACATCTACAGTAATAGTAAAAAAAACACAAAGCAGATTATTAGAAATACCAGAGCAGGTGGCACATGTATTAATAATAGTGTGATTCATTATGCTAACCATAATTTACCTTTTGGAGGTGTTAATAATAGTGGCATTGGTAAGAGTCATGGATTTTATGGTTTTAAAGCTTTTAGTAATCAACGTGCAGTAGTAAAGCAACACACTTATGGAATAAATGAATTACTATTTCCGCCTTACACAAGCTTTAAAGAAAAATTAGCAAAACTGACCATAAAGTGGTTTTAA
- a CDS encoding histidine kinase dimerization/phosphoacceptor domain -containing protein: MKINCIFLSLCLGFNLLSFCQDAPVDAYQDSLQSIIDSDVSKNVKKESLFLLGEYLVQRDPDKAELIAEDLKANFIKNDSNEIRRNNYIFAASHRWHGDYSTALEYYRGINSYSKRNNDSLDIAISSHFIGTISMYLGNNVESQKHLLEAAEIYDVVGTAKQKARINNTLAGFYLNVDQLEKGKQQYLKALKQFEVLKDSTGLASVNANLGMVYTDLGEYEKAEYHLMKQKEYNVVFPTLREMGFHHDFLGLLRQEQNRLDEAYEEHLKALKIRENLSSTYNLCESKINMGEILIKLKRYDEAIDQLKDVFSFEEHESLNQEQRAYDLLAEAYEKKGDYKSALGTFKAYKAMTDSIYSKESIEIIAEKDALYNQQKKDAEIALLSKEKEISETKLSRSRSIMIISLIGLGLLAIAALALLKLNKKIKSKNETITKALKDRELLLHETHHRVKNNLQMISSLLNLQSKYVKDDNVLEVLQNGRNRVQSMAILHKNLYVGEDLNMVNIQHYFEGLVDSILNSYNKTENDVDLKIDADKVTMDVESVIPLGLIVNELITNSLKHAFPKDIKSKPEITLKMSEREDFYTLRVSDNGVGIQNDIIENGKKESFGQRLIRSLSKKLKASMSVTNDNGTSVSFVLPK; encoded by the coding sequence ATGAAAATCAATTGTATTTTCCTAAGCCTATGCTTAGGTTTTAATCTTCTAAGTTTTTGCCAAGACGCGCCTGTAGATGCTTATCAAGATAGTTTACAGAGTATTATAGATAGCGATGTGTCTAAAAATGTTAAAAAAGAATCACTGTTTTTATTAGGTGAATATTTGGTTCAAAGAGATCCAGACAAAGCCGAATTAATTGCTGAAGATTTAAAGGCTAATTTTATTAAAAACGATAGTAACGAGATACGTCGTAACAATTACATTTTTGCCGCAAGTCATAGATGGCATGGTGATTACAGTACCGCATTGGAGTACTACAGAGGTATTAACTCTTATTCAAAACGAAATAACGATTCTTTAGATATTGCAATAAGCTCACATTTTATAGGAACAATTAGCATGTATCTTGGTAATAATGTAGAATCTCAAAAGCACTTATTGGAGGCTGCTGAAATCTATGATGTGGTTGGTACGGCTAAGCAAAAAGCGAGAATCAATAATACATTGGCAGGCTTTTATCTTAATGTAGATCAACTCGAAAAAGGGAAGCAACAATATTTAAAAGCATTAAAACAGTTTGAAGTCTTGAAGGATAGTACTGGTTTAGCAAGTGTTAATGCAAATTTAGGTATGGTTTATACCGACTTGGGTGAATATGAAAAGGCAGAATATCATCTTATGAAACAAAAGGAATACAATGTGGTATTCCCTACGTTGAGAGAAATGGGATTTCATCACGATTTTCTTGGACTTTTGAGACAAGAACAAAATCGACTAGATGAGGCCTATGAAGAACATTTAAAAGCTTTAAAAATCCGTGAAAACTTAAGTAGCACATATAATCTGTGCGAATCTAAAATTAACATGGGTGAGATTTTAATAAAGCTAAAAAGATATGATGAAGCTATAGATCAACTTAAGGATGTATTTTCTTTTGAAGAGCATGAATCTTTAAACCAAGAGCAACGCGCTTATGATTTGTTGGCTGAGGCTTATGAGAAAAAAGGCGATTATAAGTCGGCACTTGGCACATTTAAGGCCTATAAAGCCATGACGGACTCTATCTATTCTAAAGAGTCTATTGAAATTATTGCTGAAAAAGATGCGTTATATAATCAACAAAAAAAGGATGCAGAAATTGCATTATTGAGTAAGGAAAAGGAAATCTCTGAAACCAAATTATCGCGTTCGAGATCTATTATGATTATCTCATTAATTGGTCTTGGTTTGTTGGCTATTGCAGCTTTGGCATTATTGAAATTGAACAAGAAAATAAAAAGTAAAAATGAAACCATAACAAAAGCTTTGAAAGATAGAGAATTACTATTGCACGAAACACATCATCGCGTAAAGAACAATCTTCAGATGATTTCGAGTTTACTCAATTTACAATCCAAATATGTAAAAGATGATAATGTTTTAGAAGTACTTCAAAATGGTAGAAACAGAGTGCAGTCTATGGCAATTTTACATAAAAATCTATATGTTGGAGAAGACTTAAATATGGTGAATATTCAGCATTATTTTGAAGGTTTAGTAGATAGTATATTGAATTCTTATAATAAAACTGAAAATGATGTCGATTTGAAGATTGATGCAGATAAAGTTACTATGGATGTGGAATCTGTAATCCCTCTTGGCTTAATTGTAAATGAGTTGATAACTAACTCATTAAAGCATGCGTTTCCTAAGGATATTAAATCTAAGCCAGAGATAACTTTAAAAATGTCTGAAAGAGAAGATTTCTACACCTTAAGGGTTTCGGATAATGGTGTCGGTATACAGAACGATATTATAGAAAATGGTAAAAAGGAGTCTTTTGGACAGCGTTTAATAAGATCGCTTTCTAAAAAGTTAAAAGCTTCTATGAGTGTTACTAATGATAATGGGACATCAGTATCCTTTGTGCTTCCTAAATAG
- a CDS encoding MFS transporter: MSNQNNKSALATLVTVFFFWGFIAASNSVFIPFCKTYFNIDQFQSQLVDFAFYGAYYIGALLLFILSGSIKKDIMNNWGYKNGIIYGLLLSAVGAFVMYPVTAGAEQGQTGVFYLVLIAYFIVALGFSLQQTAANPFAIALGDPKTGSHRLNLAGGINSFGTTIGPVVVSLVIFGSASWSSDELASMIANNEITLMTVQQLYLGVGVLFLVAAALFYFSKKLPALKSETAFEPANKARNLLIVLTLIIVGCFGYIFSTYSGNTEATEDLEHTRLLVLFIALLAVITTVFIANSSATKKPEGWGAMKYPQLVLGMLAIFTYVGVEVTVGSNLGELLKQEFESSGLNSLGLPVLNDSQLGSYISLYWGGLMIGRWVGAITVFNPSKGLKKALLIIVPYIAFGVIILVNSIKYSFSSDEILFFAVCIAVQIGGFFLAKDKPVQTLKIFSLFGIIAMLIGLFASGNVALFAFLSGGLFCSIMWPCIFTLSIAGLGKYTSQGSAFLIMMILGGAIIPPVQGKLADVFTIQSSYWMAVACFAYLLFYAFRTKTVLDKQGVEY, from the coding sequence ATGAGCAATCAAAACAACAAATCGGCTTTAGCAACCTTAGTCACCGTTTTCTTTTTCTGGGGATTTATTGCTGCATCTAACAGTGTATTTATTCCTTTTTGTAAAACCTACTTCAACATTGACCAGTTTCAATCGCAACTAGTAGATTTTGCTTTCTATGGAGCGTATTACATAGGTGCTTTATTATTATTTATTCTGTCTGGGTCTATCAAAAAAGACATTATGAATAATTGGGGCTACAAAAATGGGATTATCTACGGCTTGTTACTTTCTGCAGTTGGTGCTTTTGTAATGTATCCTGTAACTGCAGGTGCCGAACAAGGTCAAACTGGTGTATTTTACCTAGTGCTCATCGCGTATTTTATTGTTGCCTTAGGCTTCTCGCTACAACAAACCGCTGCCAATCCATTTGCTATTGCACTTGGCGACCCAAAAACTGGTTCACATCGTTTGAATTTAGCTGGTGGAATTAATTCCTTTGGAACAACAATAGGACCTGTTGTTGTGAGTTTAGTCATTTTTGGTTCTGCAAGTTGGAGCTCTGATGAACTAGCATCTATGATTGCTAATAATGAAATTACGCTAATGACTGTGCAACAGCTTTATCTCGGAGTTGGTGTTTTATTTTTAGTTGCTGCTGCATTATTCTATTTCTCTAAAAAATTACCAGCCTTAAAATCTGAAACTGCTTTTGAACCAGCTAATAAAGCTAGAAACTTACTCATTGTTTTAACCTTAATTATTGTTGGGTGTTTTGGATATATTTTCAGTACCTATTCTGGCAATACTGAAGCTACAGAAGACCTAGAACATACAAGACTATTAGTTTTATTTATTGCACTACTTGCCGTTATTACTACTGTTTTTATAGCTAATTCTAGCGCCACAAAAAAGCCTGAAGGTTGGGGAGCTATGAAATACCCTCAATTGGTTTTAGGTATGCTTGCTATTTTCACTTACGTTGGTGTTGAAGTAACTGTTGGCAGTAATCTTGGTGAACTTTTAAAACAAGAGTTTGAAAGTTCTGGCCTTAATTCCTTAGGCCTACCTGTTTTAAACGACTCTCAACTAGGCTCATACATTTCATTATATTGGGGCGGATTAATGATTGGTCGTTGGGTTGGTGCTATCACGGTTTTTAATCCAAGTAAAGGGCTTAAAAAAGCCTTGCTTATCATTGTACCTTACATTGCATTTGGTGTTATCATTCTAGTTAATTCTATAAAGTACAGTTTCAGTTCTGATGAAATTTTATTTTTCGCTGTTTGTATTGCCGTTCAAATTGGAGGCTTTTTCTTAGCAAAAGACAAACCTGTTCAAACATTAAAAATCTTTAGTTTATTCGGAATTATAGCTATGTTGATTGGGTTATTTGCTTCAGGTAATGTGGCACTATTTGCATTTCTTTCTGGTGGATTATTCTGTTCTATTATGTGGCCTTGTATCTTTACATTAAGTATTGCTGGCTTAGGTAAATACACTTCTCAAGGCTCTGCGTTCTTAATCATGATGATTTTAGGTGGAGCTATTATTCCACCTGTACAAGGTAAATTAGCCGATGTATTCACCATACAATCGTCGTATTGGATGGCTGTTGCTTGCTTTGCCTATCTTTTATTTTATGCGTTTAGAACTAAGACCGTTTTAGACAAACAAGGTGTTGAATACTAA
- a CDS encoding isoaspartyl peptidase/L-asparaginase family protein, with the protein MKRRNFIKNAALTSAGLAVTNSLLSCEDNSKKENSTTSVSTTQTASLPLVIATWHVKSATAKAMEVLQSGGNALDAVEQGCMVEEADIKNSSVGKGGLPDRDGKVTLDACIMDKDGNCGSVVFLKDITHAVSVARKVMEDTPHVMLAGEGAKQFAISQGFKEEDLLTESSKKAWEDWKVKSEYKPIINIENHDTIGMLAIDKNGDIAGACTTSGLAYKMQGRVGDSPIIGSGLFIDNEIGGCVATGLGEEVVKTVGSFLVVELMRQGKTPQEACEEAISRIVNKPNSDYKNFQVGYIAVNKKGETGSYSIHQWFSMTKFQDGKNEQIQSDYFNKT; encoded by the coding sequence ATGAAACGAAGAAATTTTATAAAAAATGCTGCGCTGACAAGTGCTGGATTAGCCGTTACAAATTCGCTATTGAGTTGTGAAGACAATTCTAAAAAAGAGAACAGTACAACTTCTGTTTCTACAACTCAAACAGCATCATTACCTTTAGTGATTGCCACTTGGCACGTTAAAAGTGCTACAGCAAAAGCTATGGAGGTACTGCAATCTGGGGGCAATGCGCTTGATGCTGTTGAGCAAGGTTGTATGGTAGAAGAAGCTGATATTAAAAATAGCTCTGTAGGCAAAGGAGGTTTGCCAGACAGAGATGGTAAAGTTACTTTGGATGCTTGCATTATGGATAAGGATGGTAATTGTGGGTCGGTTGTGTTCCTAAAAGACATTACACATGCCGTTTCTGTTGCCCGAAAAGTAATGGAAGATACACCACACGTTATGTTGGCTGGTGAAGGTGCTAAACAATTTGCAATTTCTCAAGGCTTTAAAGAAGAAGATTTACTTACCGAAAGTTCAAAAAAAGCTTGGGAAGACTGGAAAGTAAAAAGCGAGTACAAACCTATTATTAATATTGAAAATCACGACACCATAGGTATGCTTGCCATTGATAAAAATGGTGACATTGCAGGTGCTTGTACCACAAGTGGATTGGCTTACAAAATGCAAGGACGTGTTGGAGATTCTCCAATTATTGGTTCAGGACTATTTATTGATAATGAAATTGGTGGCTGTGTTGCCACAGGCTTAGGCGAAGAAGTGGTTAAAACTGTTGGTAGCTTTTTGGTGGTAGAATTAATGCGTCAAGGCAAAACACCTCAAGAAGCTTGTGAAGAAGCTATCAGTAGAATTGTAAATAAACCGAATAGCGATTACAAAAATTTTCAAGTAGGTTATATTGCTGTAAATAAAAAAGGTGAAACTGGTAGTTACTCTATACATCAATGGTTTAGTATGACCAAGTTTCAAGATGGTAAAAACGAGCAGATTCAATCAGACTATTTTAATAAAACCTAG